In the Desulfatiglans anilini DSM 4660 genome, one interval contains:
- a CDS encoding alpha/beta fold hydrolase has protein sequence MPHAIFIHGLESGNQGTKAVYFRERFPKLLTPQFDGALVERMEVLEDILEPLEHLTLVGSSFGGLMAALFAMLHPEKVCQLILLAPAIHLISASTYPVRPIPTPAILFHGIQDEVIPIDKVEPLSRELFQHLSFHLVEDDHFLHRTFRSIPWPLYLAPFRK, from the coding sequence GTGCCGCACGCTATCTTCATTCACGGCCTGGAGAGCGGAAATCAGGGGACAAAGGCTGTCTATTTCCGCGAGCGCTTTCCGAAGCTGCTGACCCCACAGTTCGACGGGGCGCTGGTGGAACGTATGGAGGTGCTCGAAGACATCCTTGAGCCTCTGGAGCACCTCACGCTGGTGGGGTCGAGTTTCGGCGGCCTCATGGCGGCCCTTTTCGCCATGCTTCACCCTGAAAAGGTTTGCCAACTCATCCTTCTTGCCCCCGCCATTCATCTCATCTCAGCATCCACCTATCCCGTCCGGCCGATCCCCACCCCCGCCATCCTTTTCCACGGGATCCAGGATGAGGTCATTCCTATCGACAAGGTGGAACCTCTCAGTCGGGAGCTTTTTCAGCATCTCTCCTTTCATCTTGTCGAAGACGACCATTTTCTGCATCGCACCTTCAGATCCATCCCCTGGCCGCTTTATCTCGCTCCCTTCCGAAAATAG
- the glgB gene encoding 1,4-alpha-glucan branching protein GlgB, whose protein sequence is MKNVREKGRLSPEELESLIHGDVADPFVWLGVHEVRSGADPAVAIRVLMPGAERVALLGGWGNGKIDVPMRDKRGFFELVTPGRQPLNPYRIRAVFPGGMESTFYDAYGFWPVLTEYDLYLFSEGRHHDIYMRLGAQVMEHQGVRGTFFAVWAPAAKRVGLVGDFNQWDGRRLRLRNRGSSGVWELFVPHVNSGALYKFEILTAGNVLLLKSDPYGFRFEQRPKTASVVHDLGGFVWSDQAWMERRSRSQSLVQPMAIYEVHAGSWRRREDEGGRWLTYRELADELIPYVKDMGFTHIEFLPLAEHPFDGSWGYQVTGYYGATSRFGAPEDLMFLVDACHRAEIGVLLDWVPAHFPKDPHALEFFDGSHLYEHADPRKGHHRDWDTLIFNYGRNEVRNFLVANALFWLDRFHFDGLRVDAVASMLYLDYSRSEGEWIPNRYGGRENLEAIDFLKEFNALFYERFPGAVTIAEESTAWPAVTRPVHLGGLGFLFKWNMGWMHDMLSFMQTDPVFRRYHMNNLTFALLYAFHENFMLPLSHDEVVHGKASLLEKMPGDDWQKFANLRLLFGYMYAEPGKKIIFMGGEFGQRKEWDHDGALQWELLQYAPHRGLQRFVRELNRLYVAEPALHQRDVDPAGFEWIDFKDADAAAVSFIRRALDPEEMLLFVFNFTPVPRAGYRIGAPKPGPYRILIDSDDPRFGGSGFIQETEVLADSHPWHGQPYSLALTLPPLGMLALKPHC, encoded by the coding sequence ATGAAAAACGTGCGGGAAAAGGGCCGATTGAGCCCGGAGGAACTGGAGTCGCTGATTCATGGCGATGTGGCGGACCCGTTTGTCTGGCTGGGTGTCCATGAGGTTCGTTCCGGCGCTGATCCAGCCGTAGCGATCCGGGTGCTCATGCCCGGTGCGGAAAGGGTGGCCCTGCTTGGCGGCTGGGGAAACGGGAAGATCGACGTCCCGATGCGCGACAAGCGCGGCTTTTTCGAGCTTGTCACGCCGGGCCGGCAGCCGCTCAACCCCTATCGGATCAGGGCGGTTTTCCCCGGCGGGATGGAGTCCACCTTTTATGATGCCTATGGCTTCTGGCCGGTATTGACCGAGTATGATCTCTATCTTTTCAGCGAAGGCAGACATCACGATATCTACATGAGACTCGGTGCCCAGGTTATGGAGCATCAGGGCGTCAGGGGGACGTTTTTCGCTGTCTGGGCGCCGGCGGCCAAAAGGGTCGGTCTGGTAGGGGATTTCAACCAGTGGGATGGGCGGCGGCTCCGGCTGAGGAACCGGGGGAGCTCAGGCGTCTGGGAGTTGTTCGTTCCGCATGTGAATTCCGGGGCTCTATACAAGTTCGAGATCCTCACCGCAGGCAACGTCCTTCTCCTCAAGTCCGACCCCTATGGCTTCCGGTTCGAGCAGCGCCCGAAGACCGCTTCTGTGGTGCATGACTTGGGCGGTTTCGTCTGGTCGGACCAGGCGTGGATGGAAAGGCGGTCCAGGAGCCAGTCCCTCGTGCAGCCGATGGCGATCTACGAGGTGCACGCCGGTTCATGGCGGCGGCGTGAGGATGAAGGGGGGCGCTGGCTCACGTATCGTGAACTGGCCGATGAGCTCATTCCTTATGTCAAAGATATGGGGTTTACCCATATCGAGTTTCTCCCCTTGGCCGAACATCCGTTCGACGGTTCGTGGGGTTATCAGGTGACGGGTTATTATGGGGCTACCTCCCGCTTTGGTGCCCCCGAAGACTTGATGTTCCTGGTCGATGCTTGCCACAGGGCGGAGATAGGGGTTTTACTCGATTGGGTTCCCGCTCATTTTCCCAAGGATCCTCATGCCCTGGAATTTTTCGATGGCTCGCACCTATACGAGCACGCAGACCCGCGCAAGGGCCACCACCGGGATTGGGACACGCTCATCTTCAACTACGGCCGCAATGAAGTGCGTAATTTCCTGGTGGCCAACGCCCTCTTTTGGCTCGATCGTTTTCATTTCGACGGCTTGAGGGTGGACGCCGTAGCTTCGATGCTCTACCTCGACTACTCCCGTTCGGAAGGGGAATGGATTCCGAATCGCTACGGTGGGCGTGAGAACCTGGAGGCGATCGATTTTCTGAAAGAGTTCAACGCCCTTTTTTATGAGCGCTTTCCGGGGGCTGTCACCATAGCAGAGGAATCCACGGCCTGGCCGGCGGTTACACGCCCGGTGCATCTGGGAGGGCTCGGGTTTCTGTTCAAATGGAATATGGGCTGGATGCACGATATGCTGAGCTTCATGCAGACGGACCCCGTTTTCCGGCGTTACCACATGAACAACCTGACCTTTGCCCTGCTCTATGCGTTTCACGAGAATTTCATGCTGCCTTTGTCCCATGATGAGGTGGTGCACGGAAAGGCCTCGCTCCTTGAAAAGATGCCGGGTGATGATTGGCAGAAGTTCGCCAACCTGCGGCTCCTGTTCGGGTATATGTATGCCGAGCCGGGCAAAAAGATCATTTTTATGGGCGGAGAGTTCGGGCAGCGCAAAGAATGGGACCACGACGGAGCGCTCCAGTGGGAGCTCCTGCAGTATGCCCCCCATAGGGGGTTGCAGCGGTTTGTCAGGGAACTGAACCGCCTCTACGTCGCGGAACCGGCGCTTCACCAGAGGGACGTCGATCCGGCCGGGTTCGAGTGGATCGATTTCAAGGATGCGGACGCCGCGGCGGTTTCGTTTATACGGCGGGCGCTGGATCCGGAGGAGATGCTGCTTTTTGTCTTCAATTTCACGCCGGTGCCGCGGGCCGGATATCGAATCGGTGCTCCCAAGCCCGGCCCGTACAGGATTCTGATCGATTCCGACGATCCGCGGTTCGGCGGATCGGGCTTCATACAGGAAACGGAGGTCCTGGCGGATTCGCACCCTTGGCACGGGCAGCCCTATTCGCTCGCTCTCACCCTCCCGCCTCTGGGGATGCTGGCCTTGAAGCCGCATTGCTAA